The segment ATCATACCAACCAACAGAGttaatggctgcagctgatgcaGAAGTTTCTGTTGATACCACTATAGCGTCAGTAGTTGACGAACTGGACGGTATATTTTCGCTCgaagaaaaacaaaccaatGCATTTAAAGCTATTATTGGAAAAGAAATATGTCTTTGCCCATTCTTCCATCAGGATTTGGCAAAAGCTTGGAAAATGACTTCTGAATGTTTAAATTAGGCACATATTTTTATTCTCGAATGAAGTTCATCACTACTGATCATTTGCTTTTTCGTGAAAATTGGTAATAATATTAATGCTtgtgtgtattattcaacaGAGATTAAATGTACAGTACCTCCGATTGAAAATGGTCATGTGCCTGATCGCAATATCCAAGAGTACAAAGAACATGATGTCCTGCGCTTTATGTGTAATAGTCAATATAAACCAACTGAAGACAGACCCTCAAGATGCACAAAAGTAGGAATAAAAGCCGAGTGGACCCCAACACCTGCGTGTGAACGTAAGTATAAACTGATTAATGCAATTTATTGATTATATCACACTAGTGGAAATTGGTGCTAACACATAATTTGCTTCATTTCCCAACAAATGCAGCAATAACATGTAAACTGACACTGCCGCCACTCGAGGGAACCAGGTATGAATCTGTTtccagaaatgtgtttttacctGGTGAGACACTGAGAGTCATTTGTGGAGAGAAGTACTGGATTTCTAACAATCAGGAATCAGCAGTAACTACATGCGATGTGGACGGAGAGTGGACTATCAGACCAGTATGCACAGGTACAACCATAGACAGACTGTGAGATTGTTGttatctagtgtgtgtgtgtgtgtgtgtgtgtgtgtgtgtgtgtgtgtgtggttcattAACCTGTGATGATGGTTATCAATCTTTACTGAAGATACACAAGTCTTTCTCTTATTCTAGAGGTCGTATGCAGCAATCAAAGACCGCAACATGTGTATAACTGGGAAGTCAGTTACTGGGGAAATCATCAATCAAAAATGGGTGAGACTAAAAGATATAGTTGTGAGACAGGCTTCAAGAGCACAGATGGAGCTACCCAGGCCACATGCACCAGAAATGGATGGACACCAAATCCACTCTGTCAAGGTATTGTGAAGTTAATCTTGTATATATGACTGTTAATGTTGGTATCCATATTTGTGAAAGTGGAGAAGAAGCTTTTGGTCCAGTTAGGATTAATATTTCTAATTTATCACTAGAAAAGTCCCAGGAACTAAACTCTGTAAGTAAAAGTCCCTTTTTCCACTTTAGTCACTTCATTATTAATCTGCCCTGGTAACATGGTGCTCATTGTAGAGGAAATAAATCTGCAAATAGTGTATTATGTTGCATAGTACTCCACACCGCTTCACTACAAGGCTACTTCACGTTCACTCCCATACACACCCCTCACCccacaacacaaaaacagaaataactgTTGgtgttcacatttaaaaagaagcAGGTGCCCATATTATTTTCGGAATATAACCCCAGAATAGTCAGCAGATTATTACTATTCTGGCCTTTCTGCTACTTGCACTCTGTCACACGCTGTCAATCTCTTGATGTCTTTGCTTACAAGTCCGTACTCCCCACATCGCTATTTCTATAACTATGTTTTTATGTGTACTAAcaagtgtgaaataaatgtaatataaaaGCAGTCTTTCATACTGCTGCCAGTAAGAACACACTTGATgtgtacatgtttgtttgttttgttttttaagaaatAACATGTGACAGAAAGAATATCCCAGAGGCAGATGTTATCAGCGAAAACAAGCAGAGATACCGCTACTATGAACAGGTCCGGTATCGCTGCAAGGAGGGTTATCAAGGACAATTCACTCTAACCTGTAGAGGAGATGGTTGGATCGGGAATCCAAGGTGTACAGGTAAGGACGATCAGGACAACAAATTCAGTGTTGGCACATGCAACATTTAATAACATTtgttattgctttttttgtttatacaTGCATGCAATTTATTGATTTTGAGAAATTACCATCTCAGCCAAACCTGTCAAACTTATTCTCCCAGTCAATCTTACAGCCCACTGTATAatgaatataaaacacaaaGGTTTTGAGGTTTGCAAGCTTTGGTTTTTTCTTCTAACCAATCTTATTTTACTACTCCACAGAATGCCAAACTAATCCAAATTTAAAACTGATATTAATCTGTTTTAAAAGCACAGCTTGTTAGCTCTCACTAATTTTAATGTTGCATATTAATGTGCTCATTCTGGATCACTACAAGATCTGAGATGAGACAAGGGGAGGTACCttactttgtgactttgtctttaattgctcttgtatagttTCTATTTTTACTTCTATTCTACTTGTATATAACTCCTTATTTATCTTACTATCCCTatgtatctgtatttatttctgtctttgtgctgctgcaacaactgaatgtcccctctggggatcaataaaggcttctctttctcttggAGACCAGCCTTTTTATatgacaaatgttttgtttctaaCTATTTGAAAGCAGTATTTCATACTGCTGACGTAAGAACACACTTGAtgtgtacatgtttgttttgtttttaagaaataACATGTGACAGAAAGAATATCCGGGAGGCAGATGTTATCAGCGAAAACAAGCAGAGATACCGCTACTATGAACAGGTCTGGTATCGCTGCAAGGAGGGTTATCAAGGACAATTCACTCTAACCTGTAGAGGAGAGGGTTGGATCGGGAATCCAAGGTGTACAGGTAAGGACGATCAGGACAACAAATTCAGTGTTGGCACATGCAACATTTAATAACATTtgttattgctttttttgtttatacaTGCATGCAATTTATTGATTTTGAGAAATTACTATCTCAGCCAAACCTGTCAAACTTATTCTCCCAGTCAATCTCAAATCTAGTACAGTCATGCTTACAGCCCACTGTATAatgaatataaaacacaaaGGTTTTGAGGTTTGCAAGCTTTGGGTTTTTTCTTCTAACCAATCTTATTTTACTACTCCACAGAATGCCAAACTAATCCAAATTTAAAACTGCTATTAATCTGTTTTAAAAGCACAGCTTGTTAGCTCTCACTAATTTTAATGTTGCATATTAATGTGCTCATTCTGGATCACTACAAGATCTGAGATGAGACAAGGGGAGGTACCttactttgtgactttgtctttaattgctcttgtatagttTCTATTTTTACTTCTATTCTTATTCTACTTGTATATAACTCCTTATTTATCTTACTATCCCTatgtatctgtatttatttctgtctttgtgctgctgcaacaactgaatgtcccctctggggatcaataaaggcttctctttctcttggAGACCAGCCTTTTTATgtgacaaatgttttgtttctaaCTATTTGAAAGCAGTATTTCATACTGCTGACGTAAGAACACACTTGAtgtgtacatgtttgttttgtttttagaaataaCATGTGACAGAAAGAATATCCAGGAGGCAGATGTTATCAGCGAAAACAAGCAGAGATACCGCTACGATGAACAGGTCCAGTATCGCTGCAAGGATGGTGATCAAGGACAATTCACTCTAACCTGTAGAGGAGAGGGTTGGATCGGGAATCCAAGGTGTACAGGTAAGGACGATCAGGACAACAAATTCAGTGTTGGCACATTTTGTTATTGCTTTTTTGCTTATACATGCATGCAATTTATTGATTTTGAGAAATTACCATCTCAGCCAAacctataatatatataaatatataatgtataggGTGAAAAATAGTATTTAAGTTTGCCACTTTTGTGCGTTTACCATCTCAGCCAAACCTGTCAAAGTTATTCTCCCAGTCAATCCCAAATCCAGTACAGTCATGCTTACACcacaatttaatgcattttgttAAACAGATTATTGGGAAATGAGTCACTGAGTAATAGTCACACATaatctgtaaacaaaaacaatgttttctaaACAACAGCAgtaactgtaaaataaaaataaaaacataaaaaggttTTGAGGTTTGCAAGCTTCGGTTTTTCTTCTAACCAATCTTATTTTACTACTCCACAGAATGCCAAACTAATCCAAATTTAAAACTGCTATTATCTGTCTAAGtgtaaaataatttgtgtatctgccCTGTGATTCggatctgctccaaaatgtaacgTGTTCTTCTTTGCCCCATGCTACACACTTCCTCTGAGTTTCATGAAAATAGAGCCAGTAGTTTTTCCTTTTACCTGCTGACAAATAGACAAACTGAGCTGAAAACAGAACCTTTTTGGTGGAGGCTAATGGCTAAATGAAAATGGCTACaacccccaaaaaaagtcaatagTAATGTGAAATTTAAATTGCATTAGTGTTTTTGATTAAAGATGTCAGCagtactttgagctaaatgttaaTGCCAGCATGCAGACATACTCagaatgacaatgctaacaggCTGCTGTtttgcaggtataatgtttaccatgttaagTATCTAATCCATATCTTTTTCCATTttatggtacctgctcgactcgcctcgactcgacacactgtgcgtccattttccattgcagattttagaaccgcctcagcgtggccgGTCGTCTTATATTCtggctcgacacacacaccagcgcacaagtataaacatcaggccatttgagcttgttttacagttctgcggaggctccacgcagagctttcgccgtagcatatgtaagtggcctgatgtttatacttgagtcggcatgtgtgtgtgtgtacgtaggctacggcgaaagctctgcctggagcctccgcagaactgtaaaacaagcggcgccgcagtaaactgccgtgacctaaagcgacacacacacagaacgtcgaaggtgtgttgttgttgccacaaccagaagacacattttgtttcaaatgaagctggaagcagcaaaaaaaaacacagctgactgaactatttaaaaatggcaggtttgttcaggacactcccgtctgtcgctttcacgtcaccttttggtatcggctcagctcgcttggaacctcgacggaggtggtactaaaaaaagtacctgttagcaggtaccaggtactttttttcgtaatggaaaaccaaaaaaggcgagtagagtcgaggcgagtcgagcaggtaccatgtgatggaaaagcgccattagtttagcctgttagcatgctaacatttgctatttaTCCATTGATGCTGTCTAAATATAACCTCTTTCCTTGTTTTTTATAGATACATGTCCAAAGCCTGAAGTTCCACATGGATTTGCAGTTGGCCCATACAACAACACAATATACTACACCTGCAATAAAGGTTTTAAGCTTTTCACCAACAAAGGCTGGTGGGCTGAGGCCAAATGTAATGACAATGGACTTCAACAATGCATCGGTAATTTATCTTTATCACCCTATGGGTCGAGTTCTAACAAGCATGAAGTAAACCAAAAAATCAACCTGAAGCAGTGCAGCATTTTAAGGTAGAAAATGAATTAAGGGTTTGGAATTAATAAAGATTTCCTAGGAATATAAACAATGAGTATTACCTGAAAGAGAGGTCAAACCCACCCACTCCTACACTACACATTGGCAGTGAACGCATCTAGCCCTATACCTCATAGAAAGCAAAATCTTATATGATCGCAGCCACggcatattttagtttttataggCTAAGTGAACAAAATACGTGTtaggtttaaaggtcccatggcatgaagatttcactttatgaggtttttttaacattaatatgagttcccccagcctgcctatggtcccccagtggctagaaatggcgata is part of the Sander vitreus isolate 19-12246 unplaced genomic scaffold, sanVit1 ctg481_0, whole genome shotgun sequence genome and harbors:
- the LOC144514179 gene encoding complement factor H-like, with the translated sequence MCNRELLVIHVDNNFQVDGYPEEATYGNPGSAELYCDENGEWSGQPPKCIEIKCTVPPIENGHVPDRNIQEYKEHDVLRFMCNSQYKPTEDRPSRCTKVGIKAEWTPTPACEPITCKLTLPPLEGTRYESVSRNVFLPGETLRVICGEKYWISNNQESAVTTCDVDGEWTIRPVCTEVVCSNQRPQHVYNWEVSYWGNHQSKMGETKRYSCETGFKSTDGATQATCTRNGWTPNPLCQEITCDRKNIPEADVISENKQRYRYYEQVRYRCKEGYQGQFTLTCRGDGWIGNPRCTEITCDRKNIREADVISENKQRYRYYEQVWYRCKEGYQGQFTLTCRGEGWIGNPRCTEITCDRKNIQEADVISENKQRYRYDEQVQYRCKDGDQGQFTLTCRGEGWIGNPRCTDTCPKPEVPHGFAVGPYNNTIYYTCNKGFKLFTNKGWWAEAKCNDNGLQQCIENTECGETPVIPNGKLVTPQRQNLRHIQARITCNAGYSSQSGNLPCRGGKWIPDNISPKDICTPTAKHCKPPPKVENAVVRTSYQKEYLSNSAVTYQCRDGYYMEGEYKILCNNGKWEKKNVTCTQITCDKKNIREADVISENKQRYRYNEQVQYHCKEGYQGQFTLTCRGEGWIGRSTCTEITCDRKNIREADVISENKQTYRYNEQVQYRCKDGDQGQFTLTCRGEGWIGNPRCTAHDADAHDPNKSQ